One window of Camelina sativa cultivar DH55 chromosome 4, Cs, whole genome shotgun sequence genomic DNA carries:
- the LOC104780336 gene encoding sucrose transport protein SUC8-like isoform X2, with translation MSDLQEKQNAVDKSSSSSSTAVVDGPSPLRKMISVASIAAGIQFGWALQLSLLTPYVQLLGVPHKWSSLIWLCGPISGLLVQPTVGYYSDRCQSRFGRRRPFIAAGAFLVAVAVFLIGYAADFGHSLGDKVEERVKSKAVVIFALGFWILDVANNTLQGPCRAFLGDLAAGDARKTRTANAAFSFFMAVGNVLGYAAGSYSHLHKIFPFTMTKSCDIYCANLKSCFFLSITLLLVVTIISLWYVEDKPWSPKADSNEEKKTPFFGELFGAFKVMKKPMWMLLITTSLNWIAWFPFLLFDTDWMGREVYGGSSEGDDNMKRLYNQGVTVGALGLMLNSIVLGFFSLGIEGISRKIGAKRLWGAVNIILAVCLAMTVLVSKKAEEHRKTAGALALPTDSIKGGALALFAILGIPLAYSIRPSFHNLKQHRGRPRTFSRSIKYGNRDTTNDCIVWSWSC, from the exons ATGAGTGACctccaagaaaaacaaaatgctGTGGATAagtcgtcttcttcatcgtcgACGGCAGTTGTTGATGGGCCATCACCACTCAGAAAGATGATATCCGTAGCTTCTATCGCTGCTGGTATACAGTTTGGTTGGGCTCTTCAGTTGTCTCTGCTAACTCCGTACGTGCAGCTTCTCGGGGTTCCACACAAATGGTCATCTCTCATCTGGCTATGTGGTCCTATCTCCGGCTTACTTGTCCAACCAACCGTCGGTTACTACAGCGATCGATGTCAGTCAAGATTCGGTCGTCGTCGTCCTTTCATCGCCGCTGGCGCCTTTCTAGTGGCCGTTGCTGTTTTCTTAATCGGTTACGCGGCTGATTTTGGCCACAGCTTGGGAGACAAAGTCGAGGAGCGTGTAAAGTCAAAAGCCGTCGTTATCTTCGCACTCGGGTTCTGGATCCTGGACGTGGCTAACAACACTCTCCAAGGACCTTGCCGTGCTTTCCTCGGTGATTTAGCAGCTGGAGACGCTAGGAAAACGCGAACCGCAAACGCggctttctctttcttcatggCTGTTGGAAACGTTTTGGGGTACGCGGCTGGTTCATACAGTCACCTCCACAAGATCTTTCCTTTCACAATGACTAAATCATGTGACATCTATTGCGCAAATCTAAAGAGTTGTTTCTTCCTCTCTATCACTCTCCTCCTCGTCGTCACCATCATATCTCTTTGGTACGTCGAAGACAAACCATGGTCACCAAAGGCAGACTCCaacgaagagaagaaaactcCCTTCTTCGGTGAGTTATTTGGAGCCTTCAAGGTGATGAAAAAACCAATGTGGATGTTGTTGATCACAACATCCTTGAACTGGATTGCGTGGTTCCCTTTCCTTTTATTCGATACTGACTGGATGGGTCGTGAAGTATACGGTGGAAGCTCAGAGGGAGATGACAACATGAAGAGACTTTACAACCAAGGAGTTACAGTTGGTGCGTTGGGATTGATGCTTAACTCAATcgttcttggattcttttcgCTTGGTATTGAAGGTATTAGCAGGAAAATTGGAGCCAAAAGGCTTTGGGGAGCTGTGAATATCATCCTCGCCGTGTGTTTGGCAATGACGGTTTTGGTTTCTAAAAAGGCGGAGGAGCACCGGAAAACTGCCGGTGCCTTGGCCCTTCCCACCGATAGCATCAAAGGTGGAGCATTGGCTCTCTTTGCTATTCTTGGAATTCCTCTTGCT TATTCCATTCGCCCTAGCTTCCATAATCTCAAGCAGCACCGGGGCCGGCCAag
- the LOC104780338 gene encoding probable S-adenosylmethionine-dependent methyltransferase At5g38100 — protein sequence MSTTYSMLGGEGPDSYREHSKYQGALVIAAKENINEVISTKLDIDTSSNLINIADFGCSSGPNTFNAVQIIIDAVELKYKGESSLKDKEFQVFFNDSSNNDFNTLFKTLPPARKYFATGVPGSFFGRVLPRDSLHLGVSSYSLHFISKIPNGIKDRDSPAWNEEIHCSGSSEVVEKLYFEQYKNDVGGFLNARAQEFVSGGLLLLLGSCRLNGIQFFESVEGMMVDCIGSSLNELAKQGIIDQQKLDAFKLPIYATQADDLKQIIEDNGSFTIEAFEKITHGKGEYPLDTNYLTLAFKASLGGSVAALFGQDAMEKTYELVREKTQEMLPQLAKAKPGMQFLIVLRKN from the exons ATGTCGACTACATACTCCATGCTCGGCGGTGAAGGTCCCGATAGTTACCGAGAACATTCGAAATACCAG GGAGCATTGGTTATAGCTGCAAAGGAGAATATCAATGAAGTAATCTCAACGAAGCTAGACATCGACACTAGTTCAAATCTCATTAACATAGCAGATTTCGGTTGTTCATCTGGACCGAACACATTCAACGCGGTACAAATCATAATTGATGCTGTGGAACTCAAGTACAAGGGTGAAAGTAGTCTCAAGGACAAAGAGTTCCAAGTTTTCTTCAATGATTCTTCCAACAACGATTTCAACACTCTCTTCAAGACACTTCCTCCAGCAAGAAAATATTTCGCAACTGGAGTTCCGGGTTCTTTCTTTGGTCGTGTCCTTCCAAGAGATAGTCTCCATTTGGGGGTTTCTTCTTACTCACTCCATTTCATATCCAAGATTCCCAATGGGATCAAAGACCGTGACTCCCCTGCGTGGAACGAGGAGATACACTGCTCTGGATCTTCAGAAGTGGTTGAAAAATTGTATTTCGAACAATACAAGAACGACGTGGGCGGTTTCCTCAACGCTAGAGCTCAAGAGTTTGTGTCCGGTGGATTGCTATTGCTTCTTGGATCATGTCGTCTAAATGGAATTCAATTCTTTGAATCCGTTGAAGGAATGATGGTTGATTGCATTGGATCTTCTCTTAATGAACTTGCTAAACAG GGTATAATAGATCAACAAAAGCTTGACGCTTTCAAATTGCCCATCTATGCTACACAAGCGGATGATTTGAAGCAAATCATCGAGGATAACGGGTCTTTCACGATTGAGGCATTCGAGAAGATTACTCATGGGAAGGGAGAGTATCCGTTAGACACCAATTATTTGACGCTTGCGTTTAAGGCCTCACTTGGAGGATCTGTAGCTGCATTATTTGGGCAAGATGCTATGGAGAAAACGTATGAGCTTGTGAGAGAGAAGACACAAGAAATGCTTCCTCAATTAGCCAAAGCCAAACCCGGAATGCAGTTCCTCATTGTGCTTCGAAAAAACTAA